The Arachis ipaensis cultivar K30076 chromosome B10, Araip1.1, whole genome shotgun sequence DNA window AATTTCAACCTAAAAAAAACTTGAGAAAGGAAGAGTCAGTTGTATGATCTACAAACACTCCAAATCTTCATATGCATAATATGTTTCATTCTCAAATCTGAGCCTTGTGTATTATTTAATATTATATCTCAATGATAATGATAATTAGAATTTCAGACTTCCAACAAAGTACATGTCATACCTGAAAGTTATATATAATAGAAGAAAAAATTTAAGGAATCGACCCTATATACAGTCAAGAGCGGAGAAGCAAGAAAATGCAACGTTGAAAAGTTCTATGCCTCTCTCCGGTTGTGATGTTNNNNNNNNNNNNNNNNNNNNNNNNNNNNNNNNNNNNNNNNNNNNNNNNNNNNNNNNNNNNNNNNNNNNNNNNNNNNNNNNNNNNNNNNNNNNNNNNNNNNNNNNNNNNNCtttttttagattttaaaaattctttacaataattttatatatttatttttgttagatttcaattttttttgttaaattttaaataatttttttataataattttatatatttatttttatttaattttaaatatttatttttgttatattttttatgtttatttttaattgattttgaataattttttcaatttatttgCAATCTAATTAATAGTTAATTATTGTGGATTAATACCAGTTGGTTACCTGATATgagtaataataaaaatagacatATATATGATACATATATATCCATAAACTCGTGAATATTGTAATTTCATGATTAATTAACCAAAGGAAAACTCCAAAAGGGGAAGGGTAATGTCAAGTCAATACCCTTATTAACGCTATTCCATCGTCATCATCTTCCTATTCATAATCATACtcatatatatagaaagagatgAGGTCTATGAGCATTTAAGGGAAAAGGGTGAAAAGTCATAGAGGCATGGGTGTGatgggaggagaagaagggatTGAGGAAGGTAGAGGGTCAAAAGAGCAAGAACACTTTGTGCTTATCCATGGCATAGGTGGTGGAGGTTGGTGCTGGTACAAAATCCGGTGTCTTATGGAGAATTCCGGCTACAAGGTCTCATGCATAGACCTCAAAGGTGCCGGAATTGATCAATCCGATGTTGATTCCATCCTCTCCTTTGATGATTACAATAAGCCTCTCATAAATTTCATGTCTTCTTTGCCAGACAACGAACAGGTATGTGAAGACGTTGTCGTGTGTGAAGATAATACTGTGAATTGTTAAATAGTTTAACATGTTTGACTGAATTATTTAATGATTTGTAGAAGTATATATCTTCGATTATTATTCAAAGTTCAACCAGCTTTTCATTCAAAACCTCTTCGACATTTGTTATTTCATAGGTGATACTAGTGGGGCACAGTGCAGGAGGGTTAAGTGTTACTCAAGCATGTCATAAATTTGCTAATAAGATCCGTTTAGCAGTGTATGTGGCAGCAACTATGCTCAAGTTTGGGTTCTTGACCGACCAAGATCTTAAACAAGTGAGTGTTGTTCTGTTTTTTCTTTCCCCTGCTTCTACAATGTTTGTTTCTCATAACAATTGAACttattttcactttgttttttcatgcatttttctttttcttgtttttcaaacCTAAGACATAATAATAGTATATGGCGTTGAATTGTGTTTAAAAGATTTGGAGTATACAAATCGATTTgtgtatttcaaatttttttaattttttaaatacaaattgaAGAGTTTGATTTGTATACCTTCCACCgttttaaaaaatactaaaaattataatGATAAAGTATATCAATCATTTCACTCTCATAATTAAATTTTGTAGCCATTATTTGGCTTAGAATCTTCAAGAATTTTTACAGGAAAGATGATGTTGATATGATATGCTgtgtttttcttaaaataattgGGTTGGTTGGTTGCCAACTTGGTATTGATGATTCTCTCTGACAAATTACAAATGTTTCTCTACCCACTCTCACTCTCACGTTTTTCTTTGAGTATTTTGCCATATACAAACAAATTTGCAGCTGTTCAGCAATAAGGCAGTTTTTTTAGCACCAAAATGGCCTTTTCTTTTGGTACAAAATGTATAATAATTATTGCGGGGGCTTCTTTTCTCTGCACCTTTTATAAGGttcgttttaaattttaataatttaatccATTCTTACTGAAAAGAAGATTTTATATCGGTattatttcaattttcttttagaaACTTATGTGTTTGTGTAGATAAAAGAAGAACTATAACAATTTCAATTAACAAGATACATGAacatataaaatttttttcaaaaaatatattcaaataatatataacaatatttttaaaagattttttatattaataataatttaattttgatgcattgtcattataaaataattttacacgtgCATCTAATTATACAATgtcatgtaaaaaaaaattattttttatacttgtatcaaaatttaattatattaataaaatatcaaattttaGTTATTCATTATGTGTTATCACACTTCTAAGTGCCTACTTAATTATTTCATATGCAAATACAAATATTCCATCAAAGAATAAAATACATTATCAATACATTCTAATTAGACTTCCCTTCTATTCTTTCTCTCAGGGagacaagttttttttttttttttgacatgatattcgaattttaaatttagtTAATATGGGTTAAGGTCTCTCACCGGACCTATTTTTCTGGCTTTAAAAATCAAACAAGTTACAATTTTATATGGTCAAGAGAATTACTATGCATTTTGAAATTTGACCCATGATGCATATGACCTATTATTGTAGCATAtaaaatttgcttttatttcccaAAAATGATGGAGAACACTCTAATGTTAGGCTAAGCCAATCTATCAAAAGATGTGTACGAACAAAAGCTAATAATCATTATTCACAATCATTATAGCGAGTTCAATCTGTTACTAAATTTATCATCAATAACTGTGTACCAAATTAAACCACCTATAAAATGGCAATCCTTGTGCTAATCATTGTAAGAACCTTTGATGGCCAATGTTATGCTATTTGGAGACATAGCATCGTAAAAaatctttgctttcttctatCCTCTCAAATAAAATTAGTGTTTCCGACAACCCTGTCTCTTCCACACGCCCACTTTGTCCTTCGGAGGTAGTAAATCATTGAAAAGTCACAAAATGATTAATTAATAACCATAACTTTTAGTAGCATTATGTTGTAGTGTTAGTAGTAGAAGANNNNNNNNNNNNNNNNNNNNNNNNNNNNNNNNNNNNNNNNNNNNNNNNNNNNNNNNNNNNNNNNNNNNNNNNNNNNNNNNNNNNNNNNNNNNNNTTACTCTAAATATAATAATGTTACATtgatttaataaatatatatttacttgttaaaaaaaaaagaaagaaaattggcAACTATTTAAAAAGGTAGGAAGTATTATTGACCATGATTGATAGAAAGTTTTGTGATGAATGCAGGGGGCACCAGATTTATCAGAATTTGGTGATGATGTATACAAGCTAGGATTTGGATTGGGAGCAGATAAGCCTCCAACAAGTGCTTTGGTGAAGAAAGAATTTCAACGCAAAATCATATACCAATTGAGCCCTCATGAGGTTAAAAAAGAATTCATTAAATTTGGTTGATGATGAATGAATGTTAATTAATATTGATAATTACAGGATTCAACCCTAGCTGGAATGCTGCTAAGGGCAGGGCCAGTACAAGCATTAACAAGTGCAAGATTCAATAACAATGAGGAAGAAGTGGAGAAGGTGGCGCGCGTGTACATAAGGACAAGGCATGACAATGTGATTAAGGCAGAACAACAGGAAGCCATGATTAAGAGTTGGCCACCTTGCACTGTTTATGAATTGGACAGTGACCATAGCCCTTTCTTCTCCACTCCATTCCTTCTCTTTGGCTTCCTCGTTAAGGCTGCTGCTACCTTTTGACGTTGGATGCaactaattaataataataactatgtatctatacttcttttcttcttagCTTTCATCTTAATTAGCTTCCATAAATGAATAAATGTGCTGTGATTATGAGACTTCCGAGTCAGTGAGACATCAAATTTATGTGTAATTCATTAGTTATGATAAATTAACACCTATGGGTACAACAAAAATGTGGATGAATAAGAATGTGATAAgtgaattatattatttaaaaatatattatataatattttatattaaaatttttatttaattattctgctggtccttatagttttattaaatttataattaggtttttatatttttttcaattaaNNNNNNNNNNNNNNNNNNNNNNNNNNNNNNNNNNNNNNNNNNNNNNNNNNNNNNNNNNNNNNNNNNNNNNNNNNNNNNNNNNNNNNNNNNNNNNNNNNNNNNNNNNNNNNNNNNNNNNNNNNNNNNNNNNNNNNNNNNNNNNNNNNNNNNNNNNNNNNNNNNNNNNNNNNNNNNNNNNNNNNNNNNNNNNNNNNNNNNNNNNNNNNNNNNNNNNNNNNNNNNNNNNNNNNNNNNNNNNNNNNNNNNNNNNNNNNNNNNNNNNNNNNNNNNNNNNNNNNNNNNNNNNNNNNNNNNNNNNNNNNNNNNNNNNNNNNNNNNNNNNNNNNNNNNNNNNNNNNNNNNNNNNNNNNNNNNNNNNNNNNNNNNNNNNNNNNNNNNNNNNNNNNNNNNNNNNNNNNNNNNNNNNNNNNNNNNNNNNNNNNNNNNNNNNNNNNNNNNNNNNNNNNNNNNNNNNNNNNNNNNNNNNNNNNNNNNNNNNNNNNNNNNNNNNNNNNNNNNNNNNNNNNNNNNNNNNNNNNNNNNNNNNNNNNNNNNNNNaatagtttaattattttattatttctgtacttttattaaatttgtaattaagtttctataatttttttaattaggttcctacacttcttttaattttgtaattaggtctTTTCATATCAAAaacattaaaattaacaaaatatttctCTCAAAGAACATGTAGTTAAGGatctaattaagtttttaattttgCAGACCAtcaatttgtaaaaaaatattcagttaagtctaatattttttatactaggaataacctaattacaaaattaaaaatagtgtagagtctcaattgaaaagaaaaaaaaggtataaagacctaattataaatttagtaaaattataaagaccaacagagtaattaaacttaaaatttttgtcatCAATTATAATTGACTAAAAtacaattttaattaattttataaaataattaaagtatcaattttcaaatttaaaaaactacCTTAAATatcatcaatcaaattcataTACTCTTATTAATATACAAACTCaagttaaataatataaaaaaatatcaaatattaaaTGTCAACATAAAGATTTATCAATCACAGAAGTGGTTAATGGAAATACAAAACAATTAGAGAAGTGGTTAATGGAAATACAAAACAATCAAAATAATGCATGTTTTTTTCTCAAGGTGTGATAGAATCTTATGGCATGGGAGAGACCTTCACCAATTATCTTACGTTCGTGGGGAGTCAAGATTCTCTGATCAAGTGATCATAGACCTGTGTATAGCATATTCTCAGCAGAAGTTGATCAAAGAAGCTCTAGTGGCCAAAATATTTCAGCAAAACCAGCATTCAACATTCCAAAACCAGCAAAACCAGCAACTATAAATGACCATAAGTCTCTTTACCCAAGTCAAAATAAACAACTATATCTAAATTCAACAATCAGCCTTCAGCACCAAACATTACAAAACATTAACCAATAATCACACTAAACCTGCAACCTGCAATTACAAAACAGCAACTACAAAACAGCAACAAACATTAACAATGAAAATCAACCATGTTCTTAACCTAAAGCAGGAGCCAAACACAATGGAAACTAACAGCATATTCTTAACCACAACACAAGACCATATCTGCCTCAGGCATTCAGCCATTCAACGCAAGGCAATTCTGCCTACAGCCTACAGCATTCAGCCATTCAAGTATTTAAATACAAAGCAGAATTCAGCCATTCAAATACAAGTATTAATCAACATTCTAACAAATTAGGCATTCTGGAATCATTGAATCAGAATTCAAATACAAGTATTCATCAACATTAGGCGTTCTGGAATCACTGAATCAGAATTCAGAACCATACATTCTAacaaattatcaaataaaaagTATTTAGCCATTCAACAAATTAACAAATACAAAGCAGCAAAACACAAAAACATCAACATTAGGCGTTCTGGAATCATTGAATCAGAACCATACAGTCTACGAGAGGCCAGCAAAAAAATTAGAAGCCATCAGCAACTAGTAAGCCAGATAACAAACTAACAGAGCAATTAGAAAACAGTCACACTAAAACAGAGTAACAAACTAACAGAGGGAACGAGCCATcagtaaagaagaagaag harbors:
- the LOC107623869 gene encoding LOW QUALITY PROTEIN: methylesterase 17 (The sequence of the model RefSeq protein was modified relative to this genomic sequence to represent the inferred CDS: deleted 1 base in 1 codon), which gives rise to MGVMGGEEGIEEGRGSKEQEHFVLIHGIGGGGWCWYKIRCLMENSGYKVSCIDLKGAGIDQSDVDSILSFDDYNKPLINFMSSLPDNEQVILVGHSAGGLSVTQACHKFANKIRLAVYVAATMLKFGFLTDQDLKQGAPDLSEFGDDVYKLGFGLGADKPPTSALVKKEFQRKIIYQLSPHEDSTLAGMLLRAGPVQALTSARFNNNEEEVEKVARVYIRTRHDNVIKAEQQEAMIKSWPPCTVYELDSDHSPFFSTPFLLFGFLVKAAAPFDVGCN